One part of the Vitis riparia cultivar Riparia Gloire de Montpellier isolate 1030 chromosome 15, EGFV_Vit.rip_1.0, whole genome shotgun sequence genome encodes these proteins:
- the LOC117932055 gene encoding transmembrane protein 147-like, with the protein MARELEKLRAELANADKGANVAASGGNPGYGGNYGNPEAGYAANPYLTNYGMNPIPASVESFPQYGPGPGSWAHLFTAPFGTALIKLVCLATFLNVSENDSFDPYQELLKALIGFIDVVGLYFALTQLTHRNISQNHEFQAIGLGWAFADSVLHRLAPLWVGARGLEFTWDHILQGLEANANLVLRIVATMLSITSYLRRGLGWHLPKEVGFELFTSLVMAFISWQLFATCQRPST; encoded by the exons ATGGCCAGGGAGTTGGAAAAACTTCGTGCAGAGCTTGCTAATGCTGATAAAGGAGCAAATGTTGCTGCTTCTGGTGGGAATCCAGGTTATGGTGGAAATTATGGCAACCCTGAAGCTGGATATGCAGCAAATCCTTATCTTACAAACTATGGCATGAATCCAATACCGGCAAGCGTAGAAAGTTTTCCTCAATACGGACCTGGACCTGGTTCCTGGG CACATCTCTTCACAGCACCATTTGGAACAGCTTTGATAAAGCTTGTTTGTCTGGCAACCTTTCTAAACGTATCCGAAAATGACAGCTTTGATCCATATCAGGAATTGTTGAAAGCTTTAATTGGTTTTATAGATGTTGTTGGGCTTTACTTTGCTTTGACCCAACTGACTCACAGGAACATCTCTCAAAACCATGAGTTCCAGGCTATTGGACTTGGATGGGCTTTTGCTGATTCTGTGCTGCATAGACTGGCACCCCTTTGGGTTGGTGCTAGAGGACTAGAATTTACTTGGGATCACATTTTGCAAGGCCTGGAAGCAAATGCTAATCTGGTGTTGAGGATTGTGGCGACCATGCTTTCTATTACCAGCTACTTGAGACGAGGTTTGGGATGGCACCTTCCAAAGGAAGTGGGCTTCGAACTGTTTACCTCTTTGGTGATGGCTTTCATTAGCTGGCAGCTCTTTGCAACATGTCAAAGACCGTCTACATGA